The following are encoded together in the Pygocentrus nattereri isolate fPygNat1 chromosome 3, fPygNat1.pri, whole genome shotgun sequence genome:
- the LOC108431959 gene encoding protein adenylyltransferase SelO-like, with product MSQVIALTALVISVSAGASGFWEPVQSCRKDRSAYSQPKWTCSAPPPLKITACRLLDSLPLDEVKDNFVRTVKRCIFSQCQPTPLKGAVHLAAISKDVLEDILDLDESVMHSKDFVQFLSGARLFPGSIPLAHRYGGHQFGHWAGQLGDGRAHLLGEYTNRKGERWELQLKGSGKTPYSRSGDGRAVLRSSVREFLCSEAMHFLNVPTSRALSLVVSEEAVWRDRIYNGSVKRERGAVVLRLAPSWFRIGSLEILAKAGELDVLRTLLNFVIEQHFAVIKPSDPNKYVAFFSVVVNETAHMIAKWMSVGFAHGVCNTDNFSLLSITIDYGPFGFMETYNPNFVPNSSDDEGRYSIGAQANVGLFNLQKLLEALHPVLSSDQREQAEQILREYPQIYRRRFHELFKGKLGLLGDEDDDVYLIAFLLKLMEDSGADFTMTFRQLSEVTLLQLQNSSITQAMWALWDLSSHEHFWDWVSLYLQRLRSQSGDSDEYRQCRMRAANPWYVLRNWMAESAIRKAENNDFSEVELLQQILTKPFVKQEQAESAGYASRPPAWASELSVSCSS from the exons ATGTCCCAAGTCATCGCCCTCACTGCACTGGTGATCAGCGTGTCCGCGGGGGCTTCAGGGTTTTGGGAGCCTGTTCAGAGCTGCCGTAAAGACCGGAGTGCATATTCTCAACCCAAGTGGACCTGCAGTGCTCCACCACCCCTTAAAATTACAGCCTGCAGACTGTTAG attctctccCCCTTGATGAAGTGAAGGACAACTTTGTTCGCACTGTGAAGAGATGTATATTTTCCCAGTGTCAGCCCACTCCGCTCAAGGGGGCAGTTCATCTTGCTGCCATATCAAAG GATGTGTTGGAGGATATTTTGGACCTGGATGAGTCTGTGATGCATAGTAAAGATTTTGTTCAGTTCCTAAGTGGAGCGAGGCTTTTTCCTGGCTCTATTCCACTGGCTCACAGATACGGAGGCCATCAG TTTGGCCACTGGGCAGGACAACTAGGAGATGGCAGAGCACATCTTCTGGGCGAATACACAAACAG gaaaggtgaGAGATGGGAGCTTCAACTGAAAGGCTCAGGAAAGACACCATACTCAAG GTCTGGAGATGGGCGTGCTGTGCTTCGCTCGTCAGTTAGGGAGTTCCTGTGCAGTGAGGCAATGCACTTCCTTAATGTTCCCACCAGCAGAGCACTGAG CCTCGTAGTGAGTGAGGAGGCCGTGTGGAGGGATCGGATTTATAACGGcagtgtgaagagagagagag GAGCTGTTGTACTTCGTCTGGCTCCATCATGGTTCCGGATAGGTTCTCTGGAGATTTTAGCCAAAGCTGGAGAGTTGGATGTCCTGAG GACTCTCCTAAACTTTGTAATTGAGCAGCATTTTGCAGTTATCAAACCAAGTGACCCTAATAAGTATGTG GCCTTTTTCTCAGTTGTGGTGAATGAAACCGCACACATGATCGCCAAGTGGATGTCTGTCGGTTTTGCGCATG GGGTGTGCAACACGGACAACTTCAGTCTTTTGTCCATCACCATTGATTATGGCCCTTTTGGATTTATGGAGACATATAACCCGA ACTTTGTGCCCAACTCATCTGATGATGAAGGACGGTACAGTATAGGAGCCCAAGCTAATGTTGGCCTATTTAATCTCCAGAAGCTTCTAGAAGCTCTCCACCCAGTGCTGTCATCAGATCAGAGAGAACA GGCTGAACAAATACTGAGGGAATATCCACAAATCTACCGCAGAAG GTTTCATGAGTTGTTCAAAGGAAAATTAGGCCTCCTtggagatgaagatgatgatgtatATCTGATCGCATTTCTGCTAAAG CTAATGGAGGACTCGGGTGCAGATTTCACCATGACTTTCAGGCAGCTGAGTGAAGTGACTCTACTTCAGCTCCAGAACAGCTCCATCACTCAG GCGATGTGGGCTCTCTGGGACCTTTCCTCTCATGAGCATTTCTGGGACTGGGTCAGTTTGTATTTACAGAGGCTTAGAAG TCAGAGTGGTGATTCAGATGAATATCGACAGTGCAGGATGAGGG CTGCTAATCCATGGTACGTGTTACGGAACTGGATGGCAGAGTCCGCTATTAGGAAAGCAGAGAACAACGACTTCTCTGAG GTGGAGCTGTTGCAGCAGATTCTGACTAAGCCCTTTGTGAAGCAGGAGCAGGCTGAGAGTGCCGGATACGCCAGCAGACCTCCAGCATGGGCTTCAGAACTGAGCGTTAGCTGTTCTTCCTGA